GCCTTTTATCTCCGTCACACGCAACTAGAGGCGGGATCCAGTAATCGTTTAGACCTTTATCGTATTGCCTTAGTATCGCTTCGCGGAGATTCACAAAATCACCTCATAAATTGGAAAGCGCCTCTTTCCACCGGTGGATGACGTTCATGTTCTCTTCCAGTACCCTCATTCCATCTCCCGGTACGAAGCCTTCGATCGATACGGTGCCCCTATAAAATTGCGATAGTTCCTTCAGCACAGGCAGAAAATCGTATGCTCCTCTGGAGAGGGGAAGGTGAACTTTCTCCAGACTGGAGTTGCTCACGTGTACGTTGTAGATCTTTTTAAGCCTCTTCATATAATCAACGATACTCACGTTCAATTGAGCGGGCTCAATGGAGCCTTTGTAGTGGGTTGCGGCGTGGGCTATATCGAAAGTCGTTCCCAGTGAGTCGAGATTGACGATGTCGAGAAGAGCGTTAAGATCCTCCGGAGCTATCACCAGTTCGCCCGGTTTCCTTTCCATAACTTCCACCCCGACTTTAATTCCCAGCTCTTTTGCCTTTTTACCGATCCTGAAAAGAGCCTGCGTCTGTTCCTCGAAGAAATCCTCCGGGCTGTCCTTGGAAGAGGACATATGTCCCGGGTGAACCGTTACGACTTCTATGCCTAGCCGGTAAGCTATCTCGAGAGCTTCGAGCGTCTGCCTGACCGACTCGGCCTTTATCCCGGGGTTGGAGGAGGTGATGTTGACGTCTCTGGTGGGAGCGTGAAGCGTACGCTTCAGCCCCATAGAATCCATGAAGCCGCGCAAATCTTCCAGCGAGGATCTCTCCTTCCACAGATGCTCGACCCAGATCTCAACGCCATCGACCTTCTTCTGCGCGAAGATTTCGAGCGCGTCCTTCAAAGGAAAATCTATCAGTACGTTGGAACTTAAAAGAAAATCCATCGTCTCATCTCCATATTGAAGCTATTGCTGCAAAGCTAATAAGTATTTCGGCAATAATGAAGCTATCACTTCAGCAATAGGATATCACACGAGACCTCAAAAAAAGAAACGCACCAGGAAAATATCGAACGTAAGAACCTGGACGCACGCGTCGGAATGAACATCCCCCTTACTGCTTTTTTTGCTCTTCTATACACACGGTTTCTCTTATCTATGATCAGATGTTATTATTGTTTCGAATATTTTCCTGGGAGGGATCATCTTGTCAAGAGTAAAGATAAGCATTATCGGCGCCGGCAGCGCTGTCTTCTCGCTCAGGCTGGTGAGCGACCTGTGTAAAACCCGCGGTCTCCACGGGAGCGAAGTGACTCTCATGGATATCGATGAGAACCGGCTGAAGGCGGTACAGATCCTCGCTACAAAATTCGCCTCGGAGATGAAAACCGAATTAACCTTCAAAAGCACGACCGACCTTCAAGAGGCTATAAAGGGAAGCGACTTCGTGATCAACACCGCGCTGGTAGGCGGGCACGCCTTTCTCGACAGAATGAGGGCGATCGGTGAGAAGCATGGTTATTTCAGGGGTATAGACAGTCAGGAGTTCAATATGGTCTCGGACTATTACACTCTGACCAACTGGAACCAGCTCTCATACTTCCTCCAGATCGCCCGAACGATGGAAGAGCTCAGCCCCGACGCATGGCTTCTTCAGGCTGCCAACCCGGTCTTCGAAGGTACCACTCTGATTAGACGCAATAGCAAGATAAAGATGATAGGCTTCTGCCATGGTCATTACGACGTCTTCGAAGTGGCAGAGACTCTCGGTCTTGAGAGAGAGAAGATAGACTGGCAGGTCGCCGGTGTGAACCACGGGATATGGATGAACAGGTTCAGGTACGAAGGAAGAGACGCCTATCCTATCCTAGACAGATACATCGCCGAAAAGGGTGCGGAGCCTTTCAGGCCGGTCAGTCCCTTCAAAATACAGATGTCACCGGCCTCGTTGGAGATGTACGGCTTCTACGGTATCATGCCAATCGGCGATACGGTAAGGAACAGCAGCTGGAAGTACCACTACGATCAGGAGACACTCGAGAGATGGTACGGAAGCCCATGGGGCAGTCCCGATTCGGAACCGGGCTGGCAATGGTACAAAGATCAGCTAGGTCAGATCACACAGGCCACGATGGGACTGGCCCAGGCTATTGCCTACTATCCACAGGCTAGCCTCGAGATGCTCGTGACCGAGGGTGCGAAGAGCCTCTCGGGTGACTTCACAGGCGAGGCGATGAAGCTCTACGATCCCTCCCAAATGAGCGGCGAGCAGCACATACCATTTATAGACGCCATAGTGAACAACAACGCCTCAAGATTCGTGGTCAACACTCTTAACGAAGGTACGATAAGTGGAATCGACGACGATGTCGCCGTAGAGGTCACGGCCGTCGTCGATAGTCAGGGCATCCATATCGAGGATGTGGCTCCACGTCTGCCAGACAGGGTGATCGACTGGTATCTCAGACCGAGGATAATGCGCATGGAGTGGGCGCTAGAGGCCTTCATGAAAAAAGATCCCGGTTTAATAGTCGAGATCTTAATGAGGGATCCCAGAACTACCTCTTACGAGCAGGCGAGAGGCGTGGTCGAGGAGATCTTCGGAGCCTGGTGAAACGATGGAAACGATCGGTTTGGAGGAAAAAACTCGCTGTCCATGGGCTTATGGAGGCCCTCTATATATCGACTATCACGATAACGAGTGGGGCGTTCCGGTTCACGACGATATAAAACTCTTCGAGTTTATGATTCTCGAGAGCGCGCAGGCTGGCCTGAGCTGGATAACGATTCTCAGAAAGCGCGAGAACTATCGCCGGGCCTTCGCCGATTTCGACCCGGAGGCTGTATCAAGGTACGGAGAAAGAGATATCGAAAGGCTTATGAATGACCCTGGAATAGTCAGAAACCGCCGCAAGATAACGGCCGCCATAAACAACTCGGCGGCCTTTTTGAAGGTCCGGGAAGAGTTTGGAAGCTTCGATAGCTACATCTGGAGCTTCACGGGTGGAAAGCCAGTGACAAATTACTGGACGGGGCAGAACGAGGTCCCGGCGGTCACGGAAAAGGCCGTGGAGATCTCTAAAGACCTCAAGAAGCGGGGCTTTTCCTTCCTGGGTCCGACAATAGTTTACGCTCACATGCAGGCCACCGGGCTGGTCAACGACCACCTCGTATCCTGCTTCAGGCACGCGGAGATATCTAAAATGCTTTGAAGAAGACCGTTGCGGATTGGAAGAATGGTATAATCTGAAAAAAGGTTGTGAGGCGATAGTATGGAATGGTTGCACATAGAGCCGATACTTGATCTTATAGAACTCGTCGATACGCCCTCCTCTCTCGAGAAGAGGTTGAGTTTCATCATGAACTCACCCCTGAGGCATATGTTCGGCCAGTTTCAGGTGCCGGAAGAAGAGGCCAAAAGATGCCTGGCCGCGGCCCTTTCGGGAGAGGAAGATCACAGCGGACTTTCGAAGGACTGCACTGAGCTTATAGCATATATAGAAAACATAAGAAAGCGTGAAGAGGAACTCAGACTCTTCTTCGGCCTGATGGGCAAGCGCGAGGCCTCTATAAGAGAAGAAGCCATAAAAATGGCCCGGGAATATCTGCCGCCTTCGGCCTCCTTCGAGAAGCTGAACGTTTACTTCGTGCCGATGCCCTACAACGCCAACGCCGATAATCTTGGCGTCTATTTCGACCCGATCTTCGCCATGGACATCGGGCTGGACGCCATCACCGGAGTTATGGCCCACGAAGCGCACCATATAGGCAGAAACTCCGTCACTTCGGAGCGTCTGGAATTTGGCGATAAACCTCTCGAAATGCTTGCTTACAGGTTCATGTGTCTCGAGACGGAGGGGATCGCCAATCTCGTCAACGACGCTTCGAAAATCCCCTCCTTGAAAAGGATAGCCCTGACCAGAGCCAAAATCATGGCCGAGTTCGAGAAACATCTCGAGCTCCTCCAGGAGGTCTTTTTGAACCTCGCCGGGGGAGTCATCACCGAAAGGGAGGCCCGCGCTCTCATGTCCCGGAGCTGGTTCACAACGGGCAGCCTTGCGCCCATCGGCATGAAAATGGCAATCGAGATAGAGAACGAGTTTGGAAAGGAAAACCTCGTGAAAACCGTCGGCGACACCGTGGCCTTCTTGAAAGCTTACCAGAAAGTGGCTCTGAAGAAGAACTACTACCTTCTCGAAGACGAAACTTTCGACAACCTGGAAAAGCTTCTCAAGGCCCGTCCATAATTATCTATCGCCGGAGGTGAATCCGATGCTTTTGCTCATTAAAAATATAAGCGTTTACTCACCCGGGCCGATCGGGAAAATGGATATGCTCGTCGGAGGCGAAGAGATACTGAAGATCTTCGAAAACATACCCTCGAGCGATATACTTTCAATGGGAGGAAGACTCGTCGATGGGACCGGCATGATAGCCGTACCGGGCTTTGTCGATGGTCACACACATCTCATAGGGGGCGGTGGCGAGGGCGGCTTCTCCACCAGAACTTCCGAAGGTTTTGCCGGGCAGTTCATAGATGTCGGAACGACCACGGTGGTCGGTATGCTCGGCACCGACGGCATCACCAGGGACCACGCCTCGTTACTGGCCAAAGTGCGCGACTTCAACAACGAAGGAATCAACGCCTTCATGCTCACGGGCTCTTACAGGTACCCGCTCAAAACTCTCACCGGCGACTTGATGAAGGATATAGTTCTGGTGCCCGAGATAATCGGTGTGGGAGAGGTGGCCGTTTCCGATCACAGAAGCAGCAATATGACCGCTGCAGAGCTCCAGCGAATGGCCATGGACGCCAGGGTCGCCGGGATGCTTTCGGGCAAATCCGGGGTGACGGTTCTCCACATGGGCGACGCCCGGGCCGGGTTGAAGCCGCTAATGGAGGCCACCGACGACGGGACACTTAATCCGAAGCAAATCATCCCGACCCACATAGACCGCACCGAAAGATTACTGGCCGAAGGTCTGAACTGGGTGAAGGAGCGTGACGGCTACATAGACTTCACCGCCGACGAAAACCGGACTGCCCATACCCTGGCCGATCTACAATCTCGCGGCTACAACTTTGAAAGGTTCTGTGTCTCCTCGGACGGGCTCGGCTCAATGCCCCTCTTTGATGAGCAGAAGAATCTGATCGGTATAAGATCCGGTCCAGTCGATACGCTCAGAAAAACCTTTGTGAGTCTCGTGAAAGAGCACGGACTCGAAATTCACCGCGCCCTAATGCCCTTCACATCTAACCCCTCGCGTTTCTACAAACTCGACTCGTCCGGTCTGGGATTCATAAAGGAAGGCAAAAAGGCCAATTTCCTTATCCTGAACGACGAACTTGAAATAAAGGGTGTCTTCTCGAAGGGAAGATTCCTGAAAGAGGGAGGTTCATTATATGACCGGAACGGCTGTGTATTATAGTTTCACCGGATCAACGGAAGTTATCGCAAAGAGCTTTTCCGAAAAATCGGGCTTCAAACTCTTCAAACTGGAAGACAGAGAAAAAAGAAAATTCGCTCCCGCTTTCGCATCGATACTCGGCCTGGGGACGGCTCTCAAAGAGCCACTGCCGGACATAAAAAACGTCGATTTCCTGGTCCTGCTGACGCCCATCTACGCCTGGCATCCCTCGGCCCAGATGAACACGTTCATAAAAAAAGCCGGCATCGGCGGCAAAAAACTCTTTCTTGTAGGTGTTGGAGCCGGCGAAACCAACGAAAAGGCCATGGCGCGCTTCTCCAGTAAGGTGAAAAAGCTGGGCGGACAGGTGGTCGGAACCAAGACCTTCAAGGGCGTACAGCTTGGAAAGAACTACAAAGAAGTGGAAGCGGAGCTGCTGAAATCGGGCGAAGAACTGGCAAAAACAACCGACAGCCTCACCTGACGCGCCAGCGGGCAACAACGCGAAAACCACCGGAGTGAGAAGCTCAAGAATGTCCGGCGAATAACTCCGGCGGATCAAAGACTAAACCGGGTCGTATTTCTTTTCTGTACGTATGTCGTATAGCGCAGATTATCAGTGTAGATAACCTCCAGACCGGTCTTTTCTCCAATGACCCTCATCGTTTGGGGAGTATAGAAAGAGATATGACTCATATCCCTCATATAGTACCAGTTCAGGAACTCCTCCTCGCTTTCGGGGTGGAAGAGAGTCATTATCGATAGAACACTTCCTTCCCCCATGCACTTTTTGAAGATTTCGAAATGCTCGAGTGGATTCTGGAGGTGTTCGATCACTTCCGTCGAGGTTATCATGGCGTAGGTCTTCCCCTCGTAAATCCTGTCAGGCGAGAAGAAGAGATCGTAAATATCCATCGAAAAGCCGTAGTCCCTCTCCAGAATCGTGGCCAGCACGGGAGAAGGGCCGCTGCCGTAATCAAGACCTCTCTTTCCCCTGCAGAAAGGAATCACCGCTTCCTCTATGAATCTCTTGAAATAAGCCACATAACGCGGATCGTCTATACTGTTGTTGTGCCTGCTGTATATCTCAAGCTCTTTTTCCCGTGTAATCAACGAATTCTCATCCTTCGAGATGAATCCGCACTCGTGACAGTAGTAGTATTTCAACCGGAACTTCCTGTGGAGCATCTCTGCAGTGGGCGAGCCGCAGATCTTGCAAAAATCGTTCATCTCCTCCTCCTGTGTTCATAAAACAGTGGTCAGAGGTCCATGGTCAGAGGTATGACAGAGCGATAAGATCCGAGCTTTTAATCTGACCTGTCGTCTCCAGTCTCTTTATAAGTGTACACCCTCCTCCCTGTGAGAACTGTTGCTCGTGTGGGTTGTGCGTTGTGGATCATAATGCTCCCGTACTGTCATCCCGTAATGCTCTTATACGGGATCTCGTTCTTCCCGCTCTTTCGAAGGACGGAGATGCCGGATCGGAGTCCGGCATGATGTGAGGGAGCTGTCATCCCGTAGTGCTCCTATACGGGATCTCGTTCTTCTCGTTCGTCTCTAAGCAGAGGTAAGAGGAATGAGGTCAGAGGTAAGAAGATCAAAATCCCGCTCTTCTCGCCTCGCGAAGACCGGGATCCTGACTAGGAGCATGTCAGGATGACCCGAAGGGGCCATCATCCCGTTAACCGCCCCCATCCTGTCATCCCATGTTCTCCTATACGGGATCTCGCTCTTTATATATGGGACCCCGCTCTTCCGCTCTTCCCGTTCTCTCCTCTCTCTTCTCTTCTCGAATCTTTAACCGAGAACCTTGACGCGCAGCGTCGGAACCGCTCTTCTCATGCTGTTTTGCTCTTCTCGGAGGACGGTGAACGGAGAACGGCTTCTATGCTCTTCCACCCTTCGCTCCTTCTAAGGACGGTTCTTCCTGCTCTACTGCGGAAATCAATTTCACACTTTTCGAGCTTCACTGGAAACCACTTTCCCTTTGTTCGATTAATGCAATCGGTCGTACGATAGCAAACCAGAACAACTTCGCGAATCGCAATGCGCTGGAATTAAGAATACATCGGACATATTGTCTAATAAATGTATATTAAGATCTATATCGTAACATTAGATCGATTATAGAGTGCTATGTTACATACTGACACGATAATGCTATATATATGTCAGCTTAGATTAGGAGGCGTAATGATGAGTAGAAAAAAAGGGTTCTCTCTGGTTGAACTGTTGATCGTACTCGCCGTGATGGCAGCACTTATCGCAACAATCACACCCGTGGCGTTGAATGCCATCAAGAAATCCAAGGCAACACAGGTAGCACAGAACTTGAAGACACTTGCGAGTGCAATTGAAAATGCAGCTTATGTGAATGGAGTAAACGATAACCACGTTCTTAAAGCTGGTACAACAACACCAATAGTATTATCTGATCTTGGAAGGGATATTGATCCTGAAAAGTATGGTGTCTGGTATACTGGAACATCTAATAAACCAGGAGAATTCGAGGTTTTGATCTTCTATAAAGGTACAGATGTCGATGCAAAACTAGTCAATCAAACAATGCCTAATGCTACAGATACCAAACCTAATGAATTTGATAGTATTGCTGGAAACAACCAACTTGGGTCTAAATCATTACCTAATACCAAGGAAGGAATATTCTATACTCTGACATTTTCCGTCTATTGATGGCATAATCGATAAATTTTTATTGAATCACAAGGCCCTCAAATCGAGGGCCGTTTGGTGCTTCCAGTTTGTTGGCACACCCTTGCATATAACTGTTCAGATGGATAAACCAACAAACAGGAGGGATAGTATATTATGAAAAACAGAAAAAAGGGATTCTCGCTGGTTGAGCTTTTGATCGTTCTCGCGGTTATGGCCGCATTGATAGCGACAATCACACCGGTGGCGTTGAATGCAATCAAGAAATCCAAGGCGACACAGGTAGCACAGAATATTAAAACATTGGCAAGTGCTTTAGAGAATGCAGCTTACGTAAATGGAATAACATCCGATGGACTGATTGCAGGTCCTGGTGGAACCAGCGCTGTTACAATTGATCAGCTTGGTAGAGATATAGACGATACAAAGTATAGTGTAGCTTATGCTCAAACAGGTGGTAGTTTTACAGCAGTTATATATTATATAGGTGCAGATGCTGACATAAATGTAGTGGATGATATTCTTCCATTAGCAACTAATTCAGCAACTAAACCAGACGGAACATACTCGACTACTCTTGGAAGTGCTTCTTATACATCAACAGATAGTATATATTATCAGATAACTTTCACCGTCTATTGATAACCTCCAATAAACCAAAGCCCTCTTCGGAGGGCTTTTTTATGTTTTACCAGTTGCCGTATTCAATTCAATCCATCGAGAATATAAGAGCTTCGCTTGCCAATGAGATTTTATGCACGAAAGATAGAAGCTAATTTTTCGCCCTCTCGAAGCTCGCTTCATCTGATTCTCCCAAGTACCGCCTTTAAGATAATCCGGCAGATCTTTAGAATCACTTGACGGTGACTTTCGAGTCCTTTTTCCCATTCGAGCCCCTGGTGGTGCTGCGTAATTGCTCCTGCCATTTGCCGCATCTGTCGCCCCAGACTGCCACGACTTTGCCGTCGGCTTTTGCGTTTATCACTTCGCAATTGTTTGAGCAGCCGTTGCAGATGAAGCTCGAGGGTCTGAAGTCTGTGTTGAGGTAGTCGAAGCCCCTGAAGGTGCTTTCCCGCCCGGTTCTCTCGACCTCTTCTCTGGCAAGTATGGCCGCACCGATCGCGCCCATGACATCGTAGTTGGCCGGAACTATCACCTCGCATCCCATCGCCTCTTCGAAGGCTTTTTTGATCCCCTTGTTGGCCGCGACGCCTCCCTGGAAGACGAACGGGGGTTCGAGCTTCTTTCCCCTTCCGAGGTTGTTTATGTAGTTTCTAACCAGCGCCCTGCAGAGGCCCCAGATTATGTCTGGCTTCGAAAAGCCGTACTGTTGTTTGGCGATCATGTCGGATTCGGCGAAGACGGTGCACCTCCCGGCTATCCTGACCTCGTTCTCGGCCTTCAGCGCAAGGTCTCCGAAGTTCTCGATCGGTATGCCGAGCCTCTCGGCCTGATGGTCGAGGAAAGAGCCGGTACCGGCGGCGCAGACGGTGTTCATGGCGAAATCCACGACCATTCCGTCTTTTATGAGTATTATCTTGGAGTCCTGTCCGCCGATCTCGAAGATCGTTCTAACGTGCGGGATTTCTCTTGAGGCGGCCACGCCGTGCGCGGTGATCTCGTTTTTGACTATATCGGCCCCCAGCAGAACCCCTGCCAGCTGTCTGCCGCTGCCGGTTGTCCCCACACCCAGCACGAGGGGCTCTCCCAGCTCTTCTCTCAGCCTGGACATCGCGAACTTGACGACGTCCATCGGCTGGCCGTTGGTCCTTATGTAGTACTTGAAGAGTATGTTTTCGCTCCCGTCAAGGGCCACGACGTTCGTACTTACAGATCCTACATCCACTCCGACAAATATCTTCATATCTCCACCCACCCGTAGATACTACGCGGTTTTTGCGGCCATTTTCTTCCGCTTGCTGTTTTTGATCAGGTCAACGAAGGCCTCTATTCTCGTCATGCTGTTGGCCTTGCCGCTCTGCTCGTCTATCGCCAGGGTCAGGACCGGGATGCCGTAATCTTCCGAGATCCTCGGTATGATACTCTGGGAAACCAGTTCAGGCAGACACGCGAAAGGCATCAGGTGAACCACTCCATCGAAGCCCCGCTTGCTGTAATCCACGATGTGGCCGACGTTCTGCTTGGCGTGGCCACCGATTATTATCTTTATGTAATCCTCGCCCATCTTGAGGATTTCCTTCTCCCTGCCCTTGCCGAAAAAGTTGTGATCGACCCATTCGCCTATATACTGTGATCTTTCGGCCTCACAGCCGAGACTGCAGAGTGTGTTCTCTATATCCATATTTATGCTCGACTCTATGACGACGAAGATCTCGCCGACCACTCCTATACGTATTTTATCCCTTTCGTCAACTTCTTCAAGCTTTATGGAAGCGAGCAGCTCTTTCGCCTCTTCGTAGGCCGTCTCCGTCTCTTTCATGGTCCAGCATCTGTCGTAGGAACTCCTGATCTCCTCGAAGGCTTTGAGACACGAGCCATGCACCGTCTCGTAAGGAATCATGGTGTGTATCTTCTTGTCGAATTCGTCGAGATCTTTCAGCATCCGCAGTATGACCCTGCCGGTCGAGATGACCTTTCGTAGAGAGTTCTTGCCTTTCAGCCTGAAGAACTTCGATACGTCGCCGCGCAGGTCGCGCTTGATCGAGTCGAAGATTATCAGCTCGACATCGTAGCCCATATGCCTGAGCGTTCTCTCGTGGAGTTCGCCGTAGAAACCGGCCCTGCACGGCCCGTGCCCTCCGCTGGTTACTATTATTCCCGCCCCCTGCTCGCAGGCCTCTATGTAGTTGCCCATCAACATCTTGTAGGGGAAACAGGCGAACTCGGGACTGTTTTTCGTCCCCAGGTCTATCGTCTTCTGCGTCGGTCTGGGAGGGACTACAACTTCGTAGCCCAGCATCTCCAGGAGCTTTTTGTAAACAAGCACGTTTCCCAGGTAGGGAAAGGAGTACTTCATACCGCATCACCCACCGGAACGGTCTTTCTCTTTAGCATGTCCACGAAGGCCTCGACCCTCGTCTGGAGGTGGTTCTCGCCCGTGTGCTCGTCTATCCTCACCGTCATGAAGGGAATCCCCGAATCCTCCGACTCCAGCTCGAGGAGCTTGCCCAGGAAGGCGTCGGGGCCGCAGCCGAAGGCCGTGACGTGTATCACCCCGTCGACCGATCTCTCCCTGAACATCTTGTATGCTCCTCCAAGCAATTTATCGCTGAAGGTCCAGAAGAGACTTTTCTTCATCTTCTTTATATATCTCTTAAGCTCTCTATTGGAAAGCATCTCGAAAGTCAGCACGTTGATTCCGAGCTGTCTCAGCCTCTCGGTCACATTCATGCTGACGAACTCGTCGTAAACGTCGTAAACGTATCCCAGAAGACCTATCTTCGGCCCGTCTATCTTCACGGGTTCTTTTATCCTGTTGGGATTCTTGAGTCCCTCGAAGGCTTCGGCGATCGTCCTGCCGCCCAGGCCGAGCTTTCTGAACTTCCGCCAGACCTCTGCGCCCTTCCTGCAGGCCAGCTCGATTCGCTTATCCGAGACGGCCAGCTTTTCGGCTATGGAGTAATACATCTTCGGGGAGAATATATTCTCCGACCTGGATTGAACGTCCATGGTCAGAAGCTTTCCGGCTACCCCTGGAATGCTGTGCCTGGCCATGTCTGGCAGTCCCATGAACTTGGGGCAGAAATACTTGCCCTTTTCCACCGAGGCCATGCGGGGTATGAAGACATAATCGACCCCGCTTTTGAGTAACTGGAGAACGTGACCGTTGAATATCTTTATGGGGACGCAGATCTCCGGTACCGAGACCCCTATCCCCATATCGACGGTTTTCTTGTCTGTACTGTGCGAAACCACCACTTCCGCACCGAGTTCTTTGAAGAACTCCGTCCAGAATGGACCGTAATAGTAATAAAGCAAAGCGTTAGGAATACCTATTTTCATCTGCTTTCTGCCTCGCCCATCCCGTCCACGAACAATCCGACATCCCGAACTGGACAGTTTATCCGATCATACCAAATATAGCATTATACTCATCTTTTGTACCGCTTTTAGTGTTAAAGCTTTGACCTCTTTAATTT
This portion of the Mesotoga infera genome encodes:
- a CDS encoding class I SAM-dependent methyltransferase codes for the protein MNDFCKICGSPTAEMLHRKFRLKYYYCHECGFISKDENSLITREKELEIYSRHNNSIDDPRYVAYFKRFIEEAVIPFCRGKRGLDYGSGPSPVLATILERDYGFSMDIYDLFFSPDRIYEGKTYAMITSTEVIEHLQNPLEHFEIFKKCMGEGSVLSIMTLFHPESEEEFLNWYYMRDMSHISFYTPQTMRVIGEKTGLEVIYTDNLRYTTYVQKRNTTRFSL
- a CDS encoding DNA-3-methyladenine glycosylase I, with product MEEKTRCPWAYGGPLYIDYHDNEWGVPVHDDIKLFEFMILESAQAGLSWITILRKRENYRRAFADFDPEAVSRYGERDIERLMNDPGIVRNRRKITAAINNSAAFLKVREEFGSFDSYIWSFTGGKPVTNYWTGQNEVPAVTEKAVEISKDLKKRGFSFLGPTIVYAHMQATGLVNDHLVSCFRHAEISKML
- a CDS encoding sugar phosphate isomerase/epimerase family protein translates to MDFLLSSNVLIDFPLKDALEIFAQKKVDGVEIWVEHLWKERSSLEDLRGFMDSMGLKRTLHAPTRDVNITSSNPGIKAESVRQTLEALEIAYRLGIEVVTVHPGHMSSSKDSPEDFFEEQTQALFRIGKKAKELGIKVGVEVMERKPGELVIAPEDLNALLDIVNLDSLGTTFDIAHAATHYKGSIEPAQLNVSIVDYMKRLKKIYNVHVSNSSLEKVHLPLSRGAYDFLPVLKELSQFYRGTVSIEGFVPGDGMRVLEENMNVIHRWKEALSNL
- a CDS encoding 2-hydroxyacyl-CoA dehydratase produces the protein MKYSFPYLGNVLVYKKLLEMLGYEVVVPPRPTQKTIDLGTKNSPEFACFPYKMLMGNYIEACEQGAGIIVTSGGHGPCRAGFYGELHERTLRHMGYDVELIIFDSIKRDLRGDVSKFFRLKGKNSLRKVISTGRVILRMLKDLDEFDKKIHTMIPYETVHGSCLKAFEEIRSSYDRCWTMKETETAYEEAKELLASIKLEEVDERDKIRIGVVGEIFVVIESSINMDIENTLCSLGCEAERSQYIGEWVDHNFFGKGREKEILKMGEDYIKIIIGGHAKQNVGHIVDYSKRGFDGVVHLMPFACLPELVSQSIIPRISEDYGIPVLTLAIDEQSGKANSMTRIEAFVDLIKNSKRKKMAAKTA
- a CDS encoding flavodoxin family protein, translating into MTGTAVYYSFTGSTEVIAKSFSEKSGFKLFKLEDREKRKFAPAFASILGLGTALKEPLPDIKNVDFLVLLTPIYAWHPSAQMNTFIKKAGIGGKKLFLVGVGAGETNEKAMARFSSKVKKLGGQVVGTKTFKGVQLGKNYKEVEAELLKSGEELAKTTDSLT
- a CDS encoding DUF5700 domain-containing putative Zn-dependent protease — its product is MEWLHIEPILDLIELVDTPSSLEKRLSFIMNSPLRHMFGQFQVPEEEAKRCLAAALSGEEDHSGLSKDCTELIAYIENIRKREEELRLFFGLMGKREASIREEAIKMAREYLPPSASFEKLNVYFVPMPYNANADNLGVYFDPIFAMDIGLDAITGVMAHEAHHIGRNSVTSERLEFGDKPLEMLAYRFMCLETEGIANLVNDASKIPSLKRIALTRAKIMAEFEKHLELLQEVFLNLAGGVITEREARALMSRSWFTTGSLAPIGMKMAIEIENEFGKENLVKTVGDTVAFLKAYQKVALKKNYYLLEDETFDNLEKLLKARP
- the iadA gene encoding beta-aspartyl-peptidase, giving the protein MLLLIKNISVYSPGPIGKMDMLVGGEEILKIFENIPSSDILSMGGRLVDGTGMIAVPGFVDGHTHLIGGGGEGGFSTRTSEGFAGQFIDVGTTTVVGMLGTDGITRDHASLLAKVRDFNNEGINAFMLTGSYRYPLKTLTGDLMKDIVLVPEIIGVGEVAVSDHRSSNMTAAELQRMAMDARVAGMLSGKSGVTVLHMGDARAGLKPLMEATDDGTLNPKQIIPTHIDRTERLLAEGLNWVKERDGYIDFTADENRTAHTLADLQSRGYNFERFCVSSDGLGSMPLFDEQKNLIGIRSGPVDTLRKTFVSLVKEHGLEIHRALMPFTSNPSRFYKLDSSGLGFIKEGKKANFLILNDELEIKGVFSKGRFLKEGGSLYDRNGCVL
- a CDS encoding prepilin-type N-terminal cleavage/methylation domain-containing protein — protein: MKNRKKGFSLVELLIVLAVMAALIATITPVALNAIKKSKATQVAQNIKTLASALENAAYVNGITSDGLIAGPGGTSAVTIDQLGRDIDDTKYSVAYAQTGGSFTAVIYYIGADADINVVDDILPLATNSATKPDGTYSTTLGSASYTSTDSIYYQITFTVY
- a CDS encoding acyl-CoA dehydratase activase is translated as MKIFVGVDVGSVSTNVVALDGSENILFKYYIRTNGQPMDVVKFAMSRLREELGEPLVLGVGTTGSGRQLAGVLLGADIVKNEITAHGVAASREIPHVRTIFEIGGQDSKIILIKDGMVVDFAMNTVCAAGTGSFLDHQAERLGIPIENFGDLALKAENEVRIAGRCTVFAESDMIAKQQYGFSKPDIIWGLCRALVRNYINNLGRGKKLEPPFVFQGGVAANKGIKKAFEEAMGCEVIVPANYDVMGAIGAAILAREEVERTGRESTFRGFDYLNTDFRPSSFICNGCSNNCEVINAKADGKVVAVWGDRCGKWQEQLRSTTRGSNGKKDSKVTVK
- the aglA gene encoding alpha-glucosidase AglA, whose protein sequence is MSRVKISIIGAGSAVFSLRLVSDLCKTRGLHGSEVTLMDIDENRLKAVQILATKFASEMKTELTFKSTTDLQEAIKGSDFVINTALVGGHAFLDRMRAIGEKHGYFRGIDSQEFNMVSDYYTLTNWNQLSYFLQIARTMEELSPDAWLLQAANPVFEGTTLIRRNSKIKMIGFCHGHYDVFEVAETLGLEREKIDWQVAGVNHGIWMNRFRYEGRDAYPILDRYIAEKGAEPFRPVSPFKIQMSPASLEMYGFYGIMPIGDTVRNSSWKYHYDQETLERWYGSPWGSPDSEPGWQWYKDQLGQITQATMGLAQAIAYYPQASLEMLVTEGAKSLSGDFTGEAMKLYDPSQMSGEQHIPFIDAIVNNNASRFVVNTLNEGTISGIDDDVAVEVTAVVDSQGIHIEDVAPRLPDRVIDWYLRPRIMRMEWALEAFMKKDPGLIVEILMRDPRTTSYEQARGVVEEIFGAW
- a CDS encoding type II secretion system protein, whose amino-acid sequence is MSRKKGFSLVELLIVLAVMAALIATITPVALNAIKKSKATQVAQNLKTLASAIENAAYVNGVNDNHVLKAGTTTPIVLSDLGRDIDPEKYGVWYTGTSNKPGEFEVLIFYKGTDVDAKLVNQTMPNATDTKPNEFDSIAGNNQLGSKSLPNTKEGIFYTLTFSVY